The DNA segment TCGAGCACCTACTTCCGTGGCTTGAACTATCTGTTGAACGAGCAGCCGGACAAGGCGATCGAGCTGTTCCTGCATATCGCGGAGCTGGACAAGGAAACCTTCGAGACGCAGGTCGCGCTTGGTCACCTGTTCCGCCGTCGAGGCGAGGTGGACCGTGCGATCCGCCTGCATCAGGGACTGGTGCAGCGCCCGGATCTCAATGACCAGCAGAAGGTGCAAGCACTGCTTGCTTTGGGCGAGGACTACATGCGGTCCGGCCTGCTCGACCGGGCTGAAACGGTTTTCAGCGACTTGGCTCGTATCGACCAGCGCGCCCCGCAAGCGCTCAAGCACCTGATAGGCATCTACCAGGCCGAGCGCGATTGGGAAAAAGCCATCGATAACGCCAGGCGCTACGAAGAGGTCACCGGTGAGCCGATGGGCAAGCTCGTCGCTCAGTTCGAATGCGAACTCGCCGAAAGGCAGCGCACGGCGAACAGCGTCGACGCCGCCCGTACCGCGGTCGCGCGCGCCTATGAGGCCGACGCCGGCAGCGTACGTGCCGGCATCATCGAGGGGCGGATAGAGTCCGATGCGGGCAATGCCGAAGCGGCGATCCGTGCCTTCGAGCGGGCCGCCCGGCATGATCCCGACTACCTGCCGGAGGTATTACCTAGCCTCTTGGCGAGCTACGACCAGGTGGGCGACCTCTCGGGCGCTCGCGCGTTCCTCTCCGAGATGTGCGAGCACTACCGCGGGATCGCGCCGGTGCTCGCGTTGACGAAGCTGGTCGAGCGCCAAGACGGAGTCGCGGCGGCGCGGGCGTATCTCGCCCGTCAGCTCAAGGATCGTCCCTCCGTGCGCGGCGAGGCTGCGCTCATCGATCTGACCCTCGCCGAAGGCGCCGACCCCACGGCGACTCTCAACGACCTCAAGCACATCACCGACCAATTGCTGGTACGCAACCCCAGCTACCGTTGCACGCGCTGTGGCTTCGGCGCGCGTACGCATCACTGGCAATGCCCTAGCTGCAAGGAGTGGGGCACGATCAAGCCGCTGCTCAACTACGCGGTGGTCTGATGCCGGCACTGCCTGCCTGGCTGCTGGTGCACTTCGCCGGCGCCGCTATGGGAACCTGGTGGGCACGGCGCTATGCCTTGAAGGGCAACCTGATGGATCACCCCGGCGAACGGCGAAGTCATGCCGCGCCTACGCCTAGGGGAGGGGGCATCGCGATTGTCGCGATGGTGCTGCTGGCTGGCATCGCGGTCGGCGCGCAAAATGCCGAAGACCGCTGGCTGCTCTGGAGCTTTGTTCCCGGCCTGATGATCGTAGCCGGAATCGGCTGGTGGGATGACCACAGACCGCTGTCGCCTTGGCTACGTTTGGGCGTGCAGGCGATCGCCGCAACACTGTTGGCGTCCGGGGTCTGGTCGGCTACGGATACCCTGTGCTATGCCATCTTTGCCTTCGTGGCTGCCATGGTGTTGGTTAACGTCTGGAATTTCATGGATGGCATCAATGGCCTGGCCGCCAGCCAGGCGTCGCTGGCAGCGCTGGCGTACGCGGCGTTGATGCCCGCCAGTGGGGCCGTGACTTGGATCGCCTGGGCGTTGTTCGCTGCTTGTGCGGGGTTCCTGCCCTTCAACTTTCCGCGCGCACGCATCTTCATGGGCGACGTGGGCAGTGGCGCGCTGGGTTACACCCTCGCGATGCTGGTGGCGATGTCGGTCGTCGCGGCACCCCTGGACTCCGTGCCGCTGACCTTCCTGCCACTCTGTGCGTTCCTTGTCGACGCCAGCTTCACGTTAGCGTGGCGCATGCTGCGCGGCGAGCGTTGGTGGACCCCACACGTCAGCCATCTGTACCAGTGGGCCGCGCGGCGATGGGGGCACAGTTGCGTAACCGTGATTTATTTGGTGTTCGGTAGCGTTAGCTTATTGTTAAGCTTCACCTTGCCGAATACGACCCGTGGAACAGGCGCGGCGGTCGTGGCAGGTAGCTACGCGGCGGCAGGTGCATTGTGGTTTTTATTGCGCAGGGGATGGCGCGACTAGTATCTGGAGAAGGATCTGATGGAATCCTGGCGGGACCGAGTAAGCAGTTGGATACCCCGCGCCTTGGTGGCAGCCCACGATCTCGTGATGGTCTGGGTCTGCTGGCAGGTCCTTCACCGTTTGCGTTAT comes from the Pseudoxanthomonas sp. YR558 genome and includes:
- a CDS encoding glycosyltransferase family 4 protein, yielding MPALPAWLLVHFAGAAMGTWWARRYALKGNLMDHPGERRSHAAPTPRGGGIAIVAMVLLAGIAVGAQNAEDRWLLWSFVPGLMIVAGIGWWDDHRPLSPWLRLGVQAIAATLLASGVWSATDTLCYAIFAFVAAMVLVNVWNFMDGINGLAASQASLAALAYAALMPASGAVTWIAWALFAACAGFLPFNFPRARIFMGDVGSGALGYTLAMLVAMSVVAAPLDSVPLTFLPLCAFLVDASFTLAWRMLRGERWWTPHVSHLYQWAARRWGHSCVTVIYLVFGSVSLLLSFTLPNTTRGTGAAVVAGSYAAAGALWFLLRRGWRD
- the lapB gene encoding lipopolysaccharide assembly protein LapB, with the protein product MAFLTEWFWFFLFLPLAALSGWIIGRRGGQRHGDTQVSRLSSTYFRGLNYLLNEQPDKAIELFLHIAELDKETFETQVALGHLFRRRGEVDRAIRLHQGLVQRPDLNDQQKVQALLALGEDYMRSGLLDRAETVFSDLARIDQRAPQALKHLIGIYQAERDWEKAIDNARRYEEVTGEPMGKLVAQFECELAERQRTANSVDAARTAVARAYEADAGSVRAGIIEGRIESDAGNAEAAIRAFERAARHDPDYLPEVLPSLLASYDQVGDLSGARAFLSEMCEHYRGIAPVLALTKLVERQDGVAAARAYLARQLKDRPSVRGEAALIDLTLAEGADPTATLNDLKHITDQLLVRNPSYRCTRCGFGARTHHWQCPSCKEWGTIKPLLNYAVV